AGATAAGGGCATTAGGTTTTGGTGCCGGCATGGGACTTCCTAATATAAAACGTTGTTCTGACAATTTAGAGATAAAATCTTGTTTAAAGGCAGGGACAATCTTAAAAGCAAAAATTAATTTAGGAGAGGGAAATGAGGCTATCTAAGATTATTGATAAATGCAAATTAGAAAAAATTGCTGTATGTTCGGATTGTGAAATTGAGACAGGATATTGCGGCGATTTAATGTCTAATGTTATGGCTCATGCTGCTCAGAATTGTATTTGGGTTACTATACAGGCACATAAAAACAGTATCGCAGTTGCTCTCATTAAGGATATTCGGGCAATAATATTTACCAATAATGTACAAGTTGAACCTGAAGTAATTGAAAAAGCCAAAGAAGAGAAGATTAATTTACTGAGAACGGGAAAGGATTCCTTTGCGATTTGCGGAGAAATATATGGCATG
The bacterium DNA segment above includes these coding regions:
- a CDS encoding DRTGG domain-containing protein, with the protein product MRLSKIIDKCKLEKIAVCSDCEIETGYCGDLMSNVMAHAAQNCIWVTIQAHKNSIAVALIKDIRAIIFTNNVQVEPEVIEKAKEEKINLLRTGKDSFAICGEIYGMLEVKN